The DNA segment CCGCTCGCGACCGTTGCGGACCTCTCGCGGCTGTGGCTGGACCTCGAGGCGTATGAGTCGCAGTTGCCGCTGCTGCGCTGGGGGCAACTGGTGCGGTTCACGGTCGAAGCGCACCCCGGCGAAATGTTCGAGGGACGCATCTCGTTCATTGAGCCGGTGGTGAAGGACGACACCCGCACGGCGACGGTGCGCGTGGCCGTGGAGAACGCGGACAGGCGGCTGAAGCCGGGGATGTTCGCGTCGGCGATCGTGCGTCCGCGAGTGGCCGAGAACGGGGCGGTCGTGGGTGATGAACTCGCCGGACGCTGGGTCAGTCCTATGCACCCGACGATCGTGAAGGACGGCCCCGGGAAGTGCGACATCTGCGGGATGGACCTCGTTCCCGCGGAGTCGCTGGGCGTGGTGGGTGATCCTGCCGCAGCGGTCGCGCCGCTGGTGGTGCCGCGCTCGGCGGTGCTGTTCACGGGCACGCGCTCGGTGGTGTACGTGGCGGTTGAGGGAACTGAGAGGCCGACCTACGAAGGGCGAGAGGTCGTGCTCGGGCCGCGCGCGGGCGAGTTCTATACCGTGCGCGAGGGGCTTCGCGAGGGTGAGTCGGTGGTGGTGAGCGGTGCGTTCCGGATCGACAGCGCGATGCAGATCTCGGCCAGGCCGAGCATGATGTCGCCGGAAGGGAGCGAAGCCGGCACGCCCTCGGGTCACGCAGGGCACGGGGCGAGCGCACCGGAGCGCGTGCGGATGCCGGACCTGTTCCTCTTCGGGCTGAAACCGGTGTACGCGGCGTACCTTGATGCGCAGGAGTCGCTGGCAGCTGATGACCTCGACGGGTTCAACCGTGCCGCAGACGACGCGCGGCGCGCGCTGGACCTGGTGCGAGAGACCGGGCTGGTGGGGGAACCGCTCGGGACGTGGCGGCGGTCGGCGTCGCGCCTGCGGCAGGAGGGGCGCGCCGAAACGCTGGACGACGCGCGGGAGCGGTTCAGGCGGATGAGCGAGGGAGCGATCGACCTGCAACGCCGCTTCGGGCACCTGGGTTCAGAGACGTGGCATCTTGCCTACTGCCCGATGGCGTTCGACAGCCGAGGGGCGGAGTGGCTGCAGCGGACGGAGGCGGTCGCGAACCCGTACTTCGGCGCGGCGATGCTGCGATGCGGGGAGGTTCGTGGTCGGTTCGCTCCTCTCGCGCGCGGGGAGGGCGAGCCGTGACCCCTCCCCCTGTTGCCCCCCGCGGGGCCGTATCCGCGCTGATCCGCTTCTGCCTGGAGCAGAAGCTGGTGGTGGCGATCGTGCTGGCCGGAACGCTGTTCTGGGGCGTTCTGGTGGCGCCGTTCGACTGGGACCTGGGGCCGCTGGCGCGCGACCCGGTGCCGGTGGACGCGATCCCGGACATCGGCGAGAACCAGCAGATCGTGTTCACGGAATGGCCCGGCCGCAGCCCGCAGGACGTTGACGACCAGATCAGTTATCCGCTGACGGTGGCGCTGCTGGGCATCCCGGGCGTGAAGGACGTCCGGAGTTACTCGATGTTCGGATTCTCGTCGATCTACGTGATCTTCGAGGAGCGGATCGACTTCTACTGGTCGCGTTCGCGTGTGCTGGAGAAGTTGAACTCCCTTCCCGCGGGGACGCTGCCGCAGGGCGTGGCGCCCGCGCTCGGCCCGGACGCGACCGCGCTGGGGCAGGTGTTCTGGTACACGCTCGAGGGGCGCGACCGCGAGGGAAGGCCGGTCGGCGGGTGGGACCTGGACGAGCTGCGGACGATCCAGGACTCGATCGTGCGGTACAAGCTCGCGGGCGTGGAGGGCGTGTCCGAGGTCGCCTCGATCGGCGGCTTCGTGCGCGAGTACCAGGTGGACGTCAACCCGGACGCGATGCGTGCGGCGGGGATCACGCTGGACGAAGTGGTCGGCGCGGTCCGCGCGAGCAACCTGGACGTCGGGGCGCGCACCATCGAAGCGAACCGCGTCGAATACGTGGTGCGCGGGCTGGGATTCATCGAGGGGGTGGAGGACATCGAACTCGCGGCGATCACGGCACGCGAGGGGCAGCCGATCCTGGTCGGGGACGTGGCGAAGGTGTCGGTCGGCCCGGCGTTGCGGCGCGGCGTGCTGACCAAGGCGGGCGAGGAGGCCGTGGGGGGCGTCGTCGTCGTGCGGTACGGCGCGAACCCGATGGCGACGATCGGGCGGGTGAAGCAGCGGATCGCGGAGATCGCGCCGGGGCTCCCGAGCAAAGTTCTCGCGGACGGGACGGAGAGCCGGGTGACGATCGTGCCGTTCTACGACCGCACGGGGCTGATCCGTGAGACGCTGGGGACGCTCAACGCGGCGATCTCGCAGCAGGTGCTGGTGACGATCGTGGTGGTCGTGGTCATGGTCATGCACCTGCGGAGCAGCCTGCTGATCGGGGCCATGCTGCCGATCACGGTGCTGATGACGTTCATCGGCATGAAACTGTTCCGGGTGGACGCGAACATCGTCGCGCTGTCGGGGATCGCGATCGCGATCGGGACGATCGTGGACATGGGGATCGTGCTGAGCGAGAACATCCTGCGTCGGCTGGGAGAGGCGGGGCCTGGGGAGCCGACACTGGGGGTCATTCACCGGGCCTCGGCCGAGGTCGGGAGCGCGGTGCTCACGGCGGTGGCGACGACGGTCGTCGGGTTCCTGCCGGTCTTCGCGATGGAGGCCGCGGAGGGCAAGCTCTTCAAGCCGCTGGCGTACACCAAGACGTTCGCCCTGATCGCGTCGATCGTGATCGCGCTGACGATCCTGCCGACCGCGGCGCACGTGCTGCTGGGAATGCGGATGCGGCGCGGTGCGGTACGGATCGCGGCAGGAGTGACGATCGCGCTGACCGGCGTGGCCATCGCGGCGCGCGTCCATGCGCCGGCGGGGATCGTCGTGACGGCGTTCGGAACGTTCCATGCGGTGCGAAGCCTGCTGCCGCAGCGCGTGGCGCGCGCGCTCGAATGGTCAGCGAACCTCGTGGCGGTCGCGGTGGTGCTGGTCGCGCTCGCCGCGGCGTGGGAGCCGCTCGGGCCTGCGGCGGGGATTCCACGCAACGCGCTGTTCATCGGGACGGTCGTGGGCGGGCTTCTGCTCGCGTTCTGGCTGGTTCGCCTGGCGTTCCCGCACGTGCTGTCATGGTCGCTCCGGCACAAGGCCATCGCGCTCTCGCCCGCCGCGCTGGTCGTGGTGTTCGGTGCGACGGTGTGGCTGGGGTTCGACCGCCTGTGGGGCCGGTGGCTTCCGGAGAGCGTGCGGGAGCGCGAGGCGGTGGTACGTGTCGCGCACGCGTTCCCGGGTCTGGGGAGCGAGTTCATGCCGTCGCTGGACGAGGGCGCATTCCTGTACATGCCCACGACGATGCCGCACGCCTCGATCGGCGAGGCGACGGAGATTCTGCGTGAGCTGGACCGGCGGATCATGAGCGTGCCGGAGGTGGAGGTCGCGGTGGGGAAGATCGGGCGTGTCGAAAGCCCGCTCGACCCGGCGCCGATCTCGATGGTCGAGACGCTGATCCAGTATCGGAGCGAGTACCGGACCGACGCGAACGGGCGGCT comes from the Synechococcales cyanobacterium CNB genome and includes:
- a CDS encoding efflux RND transporter permease subunit, yielding MRGGSWSVRSSRARGGRAVTPPPVAPRGAVSALIRFCLEQKLVVAIVLAGTLFWGVLVAPFDWDLGPLARDPVPVDAIPDIGENQQIVFTEWPGRSPQDVDDQISYPLTVALLGIPGVKDVRSYSMFGFSSIYVIFEERIDFYWSRSRVLEKLNSLPAGTLPQGVAPALGPDATALGQVFWYTLEGRDREGRPVGGWDLDELRTIQDSIVRYKLAGVEGVSEVASIGGFVREYQVDVNPDAMRAAGITLDEVVGAVRASNLDVGARTIEANRVEYVVRGLGFIEGVEDIELAAITAREGQPILVGDVAKVSVGPALRRGVLTKAGEEAVGGVVVVRYGANPMATIGRVKQRIAEIAPGLPSKVLADGTESRVTIVPFYDRTGLIRETLGTLNAAISQQVLVTIVVVVVMVMHLRSSLLIGAMLPITVLMTFIGMKLFRVDANIVALSGIAIAIGTIVDMGIVLSENILRRLGEAGPGEPTLGVIHRASAEVGSAVLTAVATTVVGFLPVFAMEAAEGKLFKPLAYTKTFALIASIVIALTILPTAAHVLLGMRMRRGAVRIAAGVTIALTGVAIAARVHAPAGIVVTAFGTFHAVRSLLPQRVARALEWSANLVAVAVVLVALAAAWEPLGPAAGIPRNALFIGTVVGGLLLAFWLVRLAFPHVLSWSLRHKAIALSPAALVVVFGATVWLGFDRLWGRWLPESVREREAVVRVAHAFPGLGSEFMPSLDEGAFLYMPTTMPHASIGEATEILRELDRRIMSVPEVEVAVGKIGRVESPLDPAPISMVETLIQYRSEYRTDANGRLLMFRVDPGTGEFVRDERGELVEDAEGRPYRQWRDEVRSAQDVWDAIVAAAEMPGVTSAPKLQPIETRIVMLQSGFRAPMGIKVYGPDLPTIEAFGVELERALKEVPSVQPAAVFADRVVGSPYLEIDIDRERIARYGLRITDVQDVIEVALGGIPLTTTVEGRERYPVRVRYLRELRDQPETLGDILVPTPGGAQVPLRELAGVEYRRGPQMIKSEDTFLVAYVLFDKRPGHAEVAVVEQARAAIRSKIASGELTVPPGVSFEFAGSYQNQVRAAQRLSIVLPLSLAIIFLLLYLQFRRVSVTAMVFSGVFVAWGGGFTMLWLYGQPWFLDVDVMGTNLRDLFQVRPFNLSVAVWVGFLALFGIATDDGVIMATRIDQTMREECPASVEEVRRAVIAGGRLRIRAAVMTTATTVIALLPVLTSSGRGSDVMIPMAIPAFGGMAVASITWFVVPILYCWMAEWKRRRSDGNGAVIPSEEGGST
- a CDS encoding DUF3347 domain-containing protein, with protein sequence MVAAFVVGYRLGRPAPEPHASEAGAVSQATDDGRVRMYTCSMHPQIRLPDPKAKCPICFMDLIPVTDDADGQEAGRRLALSAEAAALSQVETAAVRRFFPITEVRLYGKVTYDETSVARLTAYFPGRIDRLFVNYVGVPVNRGDHLAEMYSPELLAAFEELRQARAAADGAGSASELLRRATEDTLRAAREKLRLFGLTVFAPIGGVVTGLAVREGDYVMTGAPLATVADLSRLWLDLEAYESQLPLLRWGQLVRFTVEAHPGEMFEGRISFIEPVVKDDTRTATVRVAVENADRRLKPGMFASAIVRPRVAENGAVVGDELAGRWVSPMHPTIVKDGPGKCDICGMDLVPAESLGVVGDPAAAVAPLVVPRSAVLFTGTRSVVYVAVEGTERPTYEGREVVLGPRAGEFYTVREGLREGESVVVSGAFRIDSAMQISARPSMMSPEGSEAGTPSGHAGHGASAPERVRMPDLFLFGLKPVYAAYLDAQESLAADDLDGFNRAADDARRALDLVRETGLVGEPLGTWRRSASRLRQEGRAETLDDARERFRRMSEGAIDLQRRFGHLGSETWHLAYCPMAFDSRGAEWLQRTEAVANPYFGAAMLRCGEVRGRFAPLARGEGEP